The window AATTCAATACTACTAGACAAATTAGGAGCTTTTTACAACTGGATGTTCTTTAAATATCAGACTTATGCCTACACGGACAGCCAACAACCTTTCAGTAGCTATCCACACAAGCATATAATGTTGTGTAAATAGAGGCCAGTAGTAAGTAAAAAATTGGAGGTTGACCCTTTGTAAATGTCACAACTGCGGACCCATACAAGTTTTAAccagaagaaaaaaaagactCATGCATCTAATGTATGTAACAACCCAACTAAGCCTGAATGCCAAATACCTGGTATAGCCATAAAGTAttcttttcttagtattttttCAAGCTGCTGCATGCAGTAAGACATGCACTTATTTTGTGATGATCACTGACTATTATTCCCAGTCTCCACATTGTCGTTGACTTATTATTTGATGTGTCATAATTATTTTTCCTCATTATTGCAGGTTGGAGACTGTAAAAGGCTGCTCTCATCTCCTGCCCCAAGTGTAGTAGTTGGTAGATGTGTTCATATTCATCTTCTAAACTTGAGGGCTAAACTTTCTCTATGGCTTCCAGGAGTAGCATCCGTCTTATTTCATACTCAGAAGAGCTTATAAATGGTGAACCAATCTATATTTCCTCAAACTGCTTTCCTATTAAAGCTCTCAAATATGAGCCTGCTGGGCTTGCTTTTCACTCTGCTGCTCTTAGACTGAGTGGGCATGTTGAGAAAGAAGACTCCAAAGACAGTAAAGAAGATGTTCCTACTGAAAAGGAACAGTCATTTACAtattcatcagaatcatacagcTCTAAGGGTAAAAAGAAATCTTCAACTGGGGAAAAGGTACAAGATCATTATGCATTGTTAGGGTTGAGCCATTTAAGATATCTTGCTTCTGAGGATCAGATAAGGAAGAGCTATCGTGATGCTGCATTGAGGCATCATCCTGACAAGCTGGCTTCTCTTCTTCTAGCCGAGGAAACTGAAGCTGCTAAACAAGCTAAGAAGGAGGAAATAGAAAACCActtcaaagctattcaggaagcATATGAGGTTCTTATTGACCCTGTTAGAAGAAGGATTTATGATTCCACAGATGAATTTGATGATGAAATTCCAACTGAATGTGCTCCACAAGATTTTTTTAAGGTCTTTGGACCTGCATTTTTGAGGAATGGACGTTGGTCTGTCACCCAACCTGTCCCTTCATTGGGTGATGAGAATACTCCAATTAAAGAAGTGGATAGCTTTTATAATTTCTGGTACAGCTTCAAAAGCTGGAGAGAGTTCCCACATGCTGATGAGTTTGACCTTGAACAAGCTGAATCTCGTGATCATAAGAGGTGGATGGAGAGGCAGAATGCGAAACTGTCAGAGAAGGCTAGAAAAGAAGAAATAGCTAGGGTACGCACACTTGTTGACAATGCCTATAAGAGAGACCCTAGAATCCTGGGAAGAAAAGAAGCAGAGAAAgcagagaagcagaaaaagaaggAAGCTAAACTACTGGCAAAGAAATTACAGGAGGAAGAAGCAGCTAGGATTGCTGAAGAGGAAAAGCGTAAGAAGGAGGAGGAGGGAAAAAGAGCTGCCGAAGTTGCTTTGCAGCAGAAGAAGttgaaggagaaagaaaagaaattgttGCGAAAAGAGCGGAGCCGTTTAAGAACCCTTGCAGCTCCTGTTTTGTCCCAGCATTTGCTTGGGCTAGCTGATGATGATGTAGAAGGTCTATGTATGTCACTTGACATTGAGCAACTGAGGAACTTGTGTGACAATGCTGATGGAAAGGATGAGCTTATGATAGCTGAACTTCTCAGGGAGGCACTTGGGCATGaccacaactcaaaatatgagaaTAAGTGCGAAAAGATTAAGTCACATCAAAATGGTTCTCTGGAGGGTAAAAGACAAGTTCCTCTGATGAGCAGTGAGAAAAGGGAGAAACCTTGGAGCAAGGAAGAAATTGATCTTTTGAGAAAGGGAATGCTGAAATATCCTAAAGGAACATCTCGAAGATGGGAAGTTATTTCCGAGTATATTGGTACCGGAAGGACAGTTGAAGAGATCCTGAAGGCTACAAAAACAGTTCTGCTCCAGAAGCCTGACTCTGCTAAAGCCTTTGACTCCTTTCTCGAGAAGAGAAAGCCCGCACCGACTATTGCATCTCCTCTTTCCACAAGAGCAGAAGTAGAGGGGGTAGAAAACAGTAGCAAGCCTGAAAGTGAAAGTGCTAAGGCTGATTCTCAGGAGTCCCCCAGTCAAAACACATACAGCCAGAACACTGAGGATGAACCTGCCGCCAACGGGGTTTCCTCGAGCTCCGATTCAGACATATGGTCTGCTGTTCAAGAAAAAGCTTTAGTTCAAGCTCTGAAAACCTTCCCCAAGGAAACCAGCCAGCGGTGGGAACGAGTTGCAACTGCAGTCCCTGGGAAGACCATGAACCAGTGTAAAAAGAAGTTTGCATTACTCAAAGAGAACTTCAGGAACAAGAAAGGTGCAGTGTGAGGTTAGTGGTGGTTGAAACTTCTGAGTCTAGTTTTTCCGATTTCTATCTTTTTATTGTTCAGGAGCAGCCGCAACAAGCTCACATGTGAAATGTGACAACATACCCCAATCCACTTTCGCGGCCATTTTTGTCATTAAGCAGTAGCATTTACATATCTTACTATCAGTACGGCATTGTGAAGTTACTATACTGGAATACATTAATATTTGATGGGAAATACCGATGATACCTAAAGTTAtgcatctttatatttattttgaaaGTTGGCCTCTTAATTTAGATTCTCTTTCCTTGATAAAAAAAATTGCTTGTTTTCATCCCCCTCCCGTTTGGGTCGAGTTTCTTTGACCCTGTATTGGGGGCTTTTATGGGGGCTTTTATAAATCTGGGCGTGTTTGGTAACTGCTTTGGGGGCTTTTATAAATCTGGGCGTGTTTGGTAACTGCTTTGGGGGCTTTTATAAATCTGGGCGTGTTTGGTAACTGCTTTGGAATGACCCATTGTGGGCTCGAGCCACATCATTGTGATGAAAAATTGTGATGAAAAGGAGTAAAAATGAGTCCCATGGAACTTGTTGAGTAGATGCAGAAATGAAATATCTCTTTCTACAGAAGTGGACTCCACTTTATGATGGATTCAAGGGGGAAATGGCCTATTTTAAGGACAAAAACCTTGATGTTAAGCTTTGCGTTTTCTCTTTTTGATTGTATCAGGTTAATTTCTACTTCATTCGTGCCTGTGTCCTTAAATATTAATAGAGTTTTGGCCAAGTCATCCCGGTCCTGAACTTTAATTACCACCGTCCTAATATTTCACTTAAcagagaaatccctcaagttttCTGGTAAGTTTTCCATTTCTAACAGAGCCTGTTGCTCATCcttattcttttaattttctcTCCAAAAGCTCTTCCTTCTTCAAAAGAAAAACACGAGACTTGGCCAATAGAGTCTTTCCTAGTCTCTGAAGCAGAGAATACTTGGCCAACTAATTTTGGATCATCACTTGATTTCAGGACAATAAGCCCCTTTTATGTGATCGATTTTCTCCATAGCttctattttcatttttgctCCCAAATTATCCATTGGGATCGGTCACCCCT of the Nicotiana tabacum cultivar K326 chromosome 7, ASM71507v2, whole genome shotgun sequence genome contains:
- the LOC107817162 gene encoding uncharacterized protein LOC107817162; its protein translation is MASRSSIRLISYSEELINGEPIYISSNCFPIKALKYEPAGLAFHSAALRLSGHVEKEDSKDSKEDVPTEKEQSFTYSSESYSSKGKKKSSTGEKVQDHYALLGLSHLRYLASEDQIRKSYRDAALRHHPDKLASLLLAEETEAAKQAKKEEIENHFKAIQEAYEVLIDPVRRRIYDSTDEFDDEIPTECAPQDFFKVFGPAFLRNGRWSVTQPVPSLGDENTPIKEVDSFYNFWYSFKSWREFPHADEFDLEQAESRDHKRWMERQNAKLSEKARKEEIARVRTLVDNAYKRDPRILGRKEAEKAEKQKKKEAKLLAKKLQEEEAARIAEEEKRKKEEEGKRAAEVALQQKKLKEKEKKLLRKERSRLRTLAAPVLSQHLLGLADDDVEGLCMSLDIEQLRNLCDNADGKDELMIAELLREALGHDHNSKYENKCEKIKSHQNGSLEGKRQVPLMSSEKREKPWSKEEIDLLRKGMLKYPKGTSRRWEVISEYIGTGRTVEEILKATKTVLLQKPDSAKAFDSFLEKRKPAPTIASPLSTRAEVEGVENSSKPESESAKADSQESPSQNTYSQNTEDEPAANGVSSSSDSDIWSAVQEKALVQALKTFPKETSQRWERVATAVPGKTMNQCKKKFALLKENFRNKKGAV